The genomic stretch TCAGGCACGGTGAGCTTGCCGGACTGCATGCTGATCTTCTCGCCCTGTGCGGGCACCTTGATGTGGGTCGTCATGTCGGGGCCCACTGTATCGCTTCAGAACATGAGGCGGCACGTAAGTGTCCATGTGACCTTAACGGCATCGCCGGAGGGGCGGTACCGGCACATGAGTGCTGCCCAAAGACTCCACGGAGCCTTGATGGACGCGCACTGACATTCGGCTCATGTCCCCGGGCAGCGGGCGGTGCACGCTGGACTCACCCATTTCCGGGAATTCAATTCAGGAGGACTCGACTGATGAGTGACAAGAGCACCGCTGGAAACATGCTGGACGCCGCCAAGGCCAAGGTCAACGAGGCCGCCGACCGTGCCCGCGAGGCCGGACACAACGTGGCCCATGCCGTGACCGGGGACACCAAGCATAAGGCCGAGGCCCTGGAAGACCGCGCCAAGGCCGAGGTGCACAACCGCGAGGCCAACGCCGAGTACAGCGAGGGCAAGCGCGAGGCCAAAGACGGCGACGGCCATTAAGGTCTGAGTCTCAACCTCCCCTGACCGGCCCGGCACGCCCTGTGCGCGGGCCGGTTTTTCATGCCACGTCGCCGGGAACTGCGTACACTACCGCCCATGACCTCCACCCCCCGGCGCCGGTCGCGCCGTGACGAGCACCGCGTGGGCAGCGCGGGAGCGCGGGTGACGCTGCGCAACACCGTGGCCGCCTACGCCTTCATGCTGCCGTTCCTGATCCTGCTGATGATGTTCCACACCTGGCCGGTGTTCTTCGGCACGTACCTGGGCTTCACGAAATACAACATCATCAGTCCGCCCGAGTGGGTGGGCCTCGACAACTTCCGGTCGCTGGCCCAAGACGAGCAGTTCTGGAGCGGTCTGCGCAACTCGCTGAAGTACATCCTGGTCGTGCCGGTCATCCAGGTGATCAGCATCCTGGTGGCGCTGCTGGTCAACCGCCCCCTCAAGGGCGTCACCTTCTTCCGCACGGCGTACTACGTGCCGGCCATCACCAGTTTCGCGGTGGCCGGCCTGATGTGGAACTGGATGTACCAGCAGGGCGGCCCGGTCAATGCGGTGCTGATGTCGCTGGGCCTGATGCGCGAGGATCGAGGCCTGCTGAACAATCCGGCGACCGCGCTGCTGGCCGTCATGTTCGTGACGCTGTGGAAGGGCATCGGCTACTACATGGTGCTGTATCTGGCCGGCCTCCAGAATGTCAGCCAGGAACTCGACGACGCCGCCACCATCGACGGCGCGACGCGCTGGCAGGTCTTCTGGAACGTGACCATTCCGGGCCTGCGCCCGACCATCCTGGTGTGCAGCCTGCTGTCCACCATCAGCGCCATCAAGGTGTTCGAGGAGATCTACGTCATGACCCAGGGCGGCCCGGCGGGCAGCACGTATTCGGCGCTGTTCTATACGTATTCCAAGGCCTTCCAGGACTTCCAGTACGGCCTGGCCGCTGCCGGAGGCATCATCATCGCAGTGATCAGCATCCTGTTCGGCCTGATCAACTTCCGGATCACCCGTGGGGGCAAGGTCGATGGCTGACGCGACCCTCTCCGCCGCCCCGGTGACCACCGACGCCTACGCGGCCGCCGCCGCGCAGCTCAAGGCCCGCCGCCGCCGCCGCGAACGTGCGGTCAACACCCTGGCCTACGCCGTGCTGATCGTGATCGCGCTGATCATGCTGTATCCCTTCTACTGGACACTGATCACGTCGCTGGAATCGACCGGGAACATCTACGAGGCCAAGATCCTGCCCGCCGCCGTGAGCCTGCGCAACTACGCCGAGATGTGGCGCGGCACCACGGTGCCCTTCTGGCGGCTGATCCTGAACTCGGTGATCGTCTGCACGCTGGGCGTCACCCTGACCGTCACGCTCGCCACGCTGGCCGCGTACCCGCTGGCCAAGATGCGCTTTCCCGGCCGCGACCTGATCTTCTACGCGATCCTCGCGCTGATGGTGCTGCCCAACGAGTCCGGCCTGATCG from Deinococcus sp. AB2017081 encodes the following:
- a CDS encoding carbohydrate ABC transporter permease, which gives rise to MTSTPRRRSRRDEHRVGSAGARVTLRNTVAAYAFMLPFLILLMMFHTWPVFFGTYLGFTKYNIISPPEWVGLDNFRSLAQDEQFWSGLRNSLKYILVVPVIQVISILVALLVNRPLKGVTFFRTAYYVPAITSFAVAGLMWNWMYQQGGPVNAVLMSLGLMREDRGLLNNPATALLAVMFVTLWKGIGYYMVLYLAGLQNVSQELDDAATIDGATRWQVFWNVTIPGLRPTILVCSLLSTISAIKVFEEIYVMTQGGPAGSTYSALFYTYSKAFQDFQYGLAAAGGIIIAVISILFGLINFRITRGGKVDG